The following proteins come from a genomic window of Microtus ochrogaster isolate Prairie Vole_2 chromosome 7, MicOch1.0, whole genome shotgun sequence:
- the LOC101986634 gene encoding WAP four-disulfide core domain protein 18-like, producing the protein MKTPTVLVLVVLIATVMDTAYPLSSSGRLQKPGACPKVPPNTVGVCVERCSGDDSCPGKMKCCSNGCGHVCKAPVS; encoded by the exons ATGAAGACACCCACAGTCTTGGTTTTGGTGGTTTTGATCGCCACTGTGATGGACACGGCCTATCCTCTGTCTTCTTCAGGAA GATTGCAGAAACCTGGAGCTTGTCCCAAAGTGCCCCCAAACACTGTTGGAGTGTGTGTTGAGAGGTGCTCTGGAGATGATTCCTGCCCTGGGAAAATGAAGTGCTGCAGCAATGGGTGTGGTCATGTCTGCAAAGCTCCTGTTTCCTAA
- the LOC101986919 gene encoding C-C motif chemokine 4-like isoform X1 — protein MKLCAYTLSLLLFAAAFCAPALSAPMGSDPPTSCCFSYTSSQLPRKFVTDYYETSSLCSKPAVVFLTRRGKQVCADPSLPWVNEYVNDLEMN, from the exons ATGAAGCTCTGCGCATataccctctctctcctcctgtttgCAGCGGCCTTCTGCGCTCCAGCGCTCTCAGCACCAA TGGGCTCTGACCCTcccacttcctgctgcttttcTTACACCTCTTCGCAGCTCCCTCGCAAATTTGTGACAGACTACTATGAGACCAGCAGCCTCTGCTCCAAGCCAGCTGTGGT aTTCCTGACCAGAAGGGGCAAACAAGTCTGTGCTGACCCCAGCCTGCCCTGGGTCAACGAGTACGTGAATGACTTGGAGATGAACTGA
- the LOC101986919 gene encoding C-C motif chemokine 4-like isoform X2, with translation MKLCAYTLSLLLFAAAFCAPALSAPMGSDPPTSCCFSYTSSQLPRKFVTDYYETSSLCSKPAVVGKQVCADPSLPWVNEYVNDLEMN, from the exons ATGAAGCTCTGCGCATataccctctctctcctcctgtttgCAGCGGCCTTCTGCGCTCCAGCGCTCTCAGCACCAA TGGGCTCTGACCCTcccacttcctgctgcttttcTTACACCTCTTCGCAGCTCCCTCGCAAATTTGTGACAGACTACTATGAGACCAGCAGCCTCTGCTCCAAGCCAGCTGTGGT GGGCAAACAAGTCTGTGCTGACCCCAGCCTGCCCTGGGTCAACGAGTACGTGAATGACTTGGAGATGAACTGA